The Dethiobacter alkaliphilus AHT 1 nucleotide sequence GTAGATGACACCGAAAATCATGGCCCCCACTGTCAGGAGCCAACCCAGCCCCACCGTCATGTCTGCCATTCCAAGCATAAAAAAACCTCCTAAAAAACGCGCACGGGCACGCAAGGAGGGTCAGGCTTAAAATTAGCAGTCCTCCTACCATGCTACCGTACTACATTGTGATTAAAAACTCTACCATTCTACTTTTCCATTCTATTATGGAAACAAAGTGTTGTCAACGTTGTTCTATTTCCCTCCACAATACCCCTGCAATGAATCTACTATAATCTCTCAGGTCTACGCCGCTAAAGAGAATTCCCCACTCGACGCCATCCCCCCAAAAGCCCGTAAATGTTGCATTTTTAGTTACATAATATCGCTTGTTCGCTGGAAACTTTAGTATTATAATGGAATTAATTAGAAGGGAGGGGTTTAAGGTGTTTAAGATTAACAAAAGCAGTTTGCTGTGTATGCTCTTAATAGTGGCCCTGGTGATGATGATGGTTGCGCCTGCTGCCATGGCGCGCTCGTCACAGGAGAAAGAATCATTCATTATTGGTTTCCACGACTTCCCGGGCCAGGCTGAAATGCGCTTGCTGGACTCCTACGGTGCGGAAATAACCAGAGAGTTTTCTATTATCCCTGCTATAACGGT carries:
- a CDS encoding symporter small accessory protein — protein: MLGMADMTVGLGWLLTVGAMIFGVIYGALNWNREEDDAS